The genomic DNA CGGAATGTGGCGCCAGGGACTGCCCTCGCTCTCCGCCAGAAGGCGGTGGGCGAGGACGTTCTGCTCGTAGAACGGCCCGTACTCCTCGTCGTCGAAGCGCAGCACCCGGCCCAGCGCGTACGCCGCCGAGAACTCCTCCCACGAACGGTAGGCCGACTTGCCCAGCGCCCCGGCGTACACGATCGCCTGCTCCGCCTCCGCCTGGGTGCAGTAGCGGGCCGACAGCCCCCAGCGCGCCAGGTTCACGGCGCGCCCGTAGTCGTAGGCGACCGTGGTGCGCACCCTGCCGTCGGGCGGCAGCAGACCGTCCGCCCGGAACCGGGCCTCGTACCGGATGATCCTGCGCACCAGTTCCTCGATGCCCCGTACGTCGTCGGGGTCCGCCCCGATGTCCTGGGCGTGACCCGCGGCGGTCTCGCGCCACAGATCGGCCGAGGGCGGCTCGCCGTGCACGACCCGCAGCTGCTCCCGGGCACGGAGCGCGAAGTCCGGCTCCGGCGGGCTGTTGCGGGCGTCCAGCAGGGCGTTCAACTGCTTCTGCCAGCCCGCGTGATCGGTGATCCCCCAGGAGTCGCGGAGCTGCTCGCGCTCCTGTGTGTAGGCGCGGAAGACCGTGCCGATCTCGTTCCACGGCACTCCGTTCCCGATCGCCAGATGAACCCCGCAGGCCAGCCCGTAGGCCAGTGGACCGTGCAGCGCGCCGTGCCGCAGCGCGAGCAGCCTGCCTCCGTCGGGGCGGTCGTTCTCGGCGTAGCAGCGCAGCCACACGGCCCGGTGCGGAGGTGCGGTGGGCAGCAGGAGCTGGGCGGGCGTACCGACGTTGACGCCCAGCAGCTCCCGGGGGTCCGGCCAGTCGAACTCGGCGATCCACCGCAGCGAGACCCCCCGGAACACCCAGTCCGGATGCCACGGCGGCAGCATCCCGCGGGTGAGCACCGGCATGCAGACCTGTCCCGACGGGTCCCTGTGCGGACGCCAGGTGATCACCCTGGGATCGGCGTCGACCTCGGCCTTCGGCGCGGGGATGTACAGCTCCGCCCCGGCCAGCACCCGCAGTTGGGCCTCCGTGTCACCCCGCAGCCCGGCCTCGTAGAGCAGTTGCTCGGTCTCGGACGGCGGGTACCAGGGAGCCGGGTGTGCGGCCGGCGGGTGCGGGTTCATGACCAAGGGATGTTCCGGTAGGGGCTCGTGGGGTCCTGGGTGAGGATGCGGTGCTGGGCCAGCGACTCCTGGACCGTGTGGCCCGTCCCCTCGTCCTCGTCGAAGTGGATCAGCCGGGTCAGGCAGTAGCCGAGCGAGAAGTCCGCCCAGGAGCCGTACGCGCGACGGGCCAGAACGCCGATCCGCAGGACCGCCTGCTCGGCCTCGGCCGGCTCGCAGAAGCGGGCTCCCAGGGCGAGCCGCACCACGTTGACCGCCCGCCCGTGGTCGAACGCGGCCAGGGTGTCGACGCGGTCGTCCGGCGCGAGGAAGCCCTCGGCCCGGAACAGGTCCTCGTAGCGCACGATCCGCCGCAGCGCCTCCCGTGCCTCCGCGAGATCCTCCGCGTCGGCGCGGCGTGCGGCCGGCGTACCGGTCACCGCCTCGGACCACTCCTGGTGGGAAGGCGTGCGGCCGAGCCGGGTGGCGAGGGCGGACCGGGTGCGCAGGACGGTCTCATGGACCCGGCCGACCAGGCGGGTCCGCATCAGGGAGTCGAGCCGTTCCCGGTAGTCGGCTCGGTGGTGGATGCCCCAGGGGCTGCGCAGCCGGGCCTTGTCCGTCGGGTAGTCCTCGTACACGGCACCGAGCTGGTTCCAGACGAGGCCGTTGTGCAGGGCGAGATGGGCGCCGAGGGCCAGCCCGTGCGCGAGCGGCCCGTGCAGCGCCCCGCCGCCAAGGGTGAGCAGCCGGCCCGCCCGCGGCCCGCCGGACCGCGCGTCGGCCTTCAGCCATGCCCGGTGGTGCCGGGTCCGGGCCTCGACGAGGGCGGCGTACGGCGTGCCGTGATTGACCGAGAGCCACCGGCGGTCCCGCGGCCAGGCGAGGGCGAGTTCGGCGAGCCGGGTCCGGCGGAACACCCACTCCGGATGCCAGGGCGGCAGCATGCCCGGGGTCAGCACGGGGACACAGATCCGGCCGGTCGCGGGATCGTGGAACGAGGGGAGCGGGGCGGTGAAGCCGGGGGTGTCGGCGTGCAGCCGGGGGACGAGTACATACAGCGGGGTACGGGAGAGGGCGTCCAGGACCGCGTCCGCGCCGCCGCGTGACGTGGCCTCGTACAGCTCCCGCTCGATGTCCGTCGGCGGCGCGGCGCCGTGTTCCGCGTACGGTCCGGCGGGCGGCGTGGGGCCGGCTCCCGGGTGCGACGGCGCCGGCAGGCCGGTGGTGCTGTGTGTGTGCGGCCCTGCCCCCGCACCGGTCCCCGTGGTCACGGGACGATCCTACGAAACGGTGACCGGGCGGGGACGGTCACCAGGGAACGGGCCCGAAGTTCCCGACGAAGCCGCCCGTGGGGCCGTCGGCTCCCGACATCGCCGTCCGCACGATGATCCCGGCGCCCTCCTCGACGCTCAGGATCCCTCGGTGGCCGTTCAGATCGGTGGCCGTCCAGCCGGGATCCACCGCGCTGAACCGGATCGCGGGGTACGTCATGGCGTACTGCGCGGTGAGCATGTTCAGGGCGGCCTTGGAGGAGTTGTAGCCGAGGCTCGGGTAGTAGACGGGCAGCAGGGGGCGGTAGCGCTCGGGCGCGGCGGCGATGGCCAGGGAGCCGAGTCCGCTGCTGACGTTCACCACGGCCGGCGACTCACCGGCCTCCAGGAGCGGCAGGAACGCCTGGGTCACACGCACGACCCCGAGGACATTCGTCTCGTACACCGCGCGCACATCCTCGGCCGTCATCTCGCCGGGCTCCTTGAGGGGGCCCGTGATGCCCGCGTTGTTCACGAGGACGTCAAGGCCTCCGCTCCGCTCGCGCACGGCCGCCACGGCCGCCCGTACGGTTTCGTCGCTGGTCACATCGAGGAGAACGGCGTGTGCGCCGATCTCCTCGGCGACCGCCCGTCCCCGGTCGAGGTCCCGTGCGCCGAGATGGACGGTGTGGCCCGCCTCGACCAGCCGCCGTGCCGTCTCCCGGCCGAGGCCCCTGGTGGCGCCGGTGATAAGAGTCGTCGTCACGGTCGCGCACTCCCGGAAGAGCGGCTGACACCGGCTTCAGTACGGACACCGGCTTCAGTACGGGCACCGGCTTCGGCACGGGCACCGGCGTCGGTCCGGGCCGCGGGTTGTGTGGCGTGGGCGTGCAGGAAGGTGTCGACCGCCGCCCCTGTCACGGCGCGCAGTTCACCGTCCGGGACCTGTCGGGTGCCGAGCCGGGATCGGATGTCCATCGGCCCCAGGAGCAGGGCGAGGAACTGCTCCGCCGCCAGGTCCGGGTCGTGGGTCCGCAGCCGTCCCGAGAGCGTCAGCCGCGCCAGCCGGTCCGCGAGGGTGTCCATGACGCGCCGCGCCCCCTCGTGCTGTACGACATCGAGCAGTTCGGGAAACCGGGTGGCCTCGGCGTGCATGAGCCGGCGCAGCGCCCATGACTCCTCGGTGGAGTGGGAGCGCAGGAGCCGGTGCCCTGTGAGCTCCAGCGCGGCGCGCAGGTCGTCCCCCGGTTCGCGCAGTCCGTCGAGCGCGGCGAGTTGATGGCCGACCGTGCGGGCGGCGACGGTCTCCATCGCTTCGCGGAACAGGGACTCCTTGTCGCGGAGGTGGTTGTAGACGGTGGGCTTGGCGACGCCCGCCTCGGCCGCGATCTCCTGCACACAGGACTGCCCGTACCCCTCGCGGGCGAAGACCCGGAAGGCGGCGTCGAGGATGGCCCTCCGCTTGTCGATGCGTCCGCGTGAGGTGTCTCGCCGGGGCGCGGGAGAGGTTCTGGATTCCGTCACCCCGTCAGCGTACCGTCGCAACTCGAAGAATGAACCAATGAGTTCAGTCTTCTGGGCGTATTGGTTGCCCGGCTCCGGCGGAGGCCGTTATGTTGAACCGACCGGTTCAAGTGATGTTCCATGACGTTCCTGATGGAGTTGCGACTATGTCCACAACGCGGGATGGCCGTCTGGACCCCGGGCTGCTGCGACTGATCGGCGTGGTCCTGCTGGGCGGGATCATGGGGATCCTCGACAGCACGATGGTGGCCGTCGCGGCCGACACGCTCTCCCGAGAGTTCAAGACCTCGCTGACGTCGGTCAGTTGGGCCTCGACCGCCTATCTGCTCACGCTGACCATCACGATCCCGGTCGCCGGCTGGGCGATCGGCCGGTTCGGCGCCAGGCGGCTGTGGCTGTTCGGGCTGGTGCTGTTCCTGGTGGGCTCGCTGGCGTCCGCGCTCGCCTGGAACCTGAGCAGCCTGATCGTCTTCCGGATCGTGCAGGGCTTCGGTTCCGGTGTGCTCGATCCGCTCGTCCTGGTGATCCTGGCCCGGGCGGCGGGTCCGAACCGGGCCGGACGTGTCATGGGCATGATGGGTGTGGTGCTGTCGCTCGGCCCGGTCCTCGGCCCGGTGCTCGGCGGGGTGGTGCTCGAATCCCTGGACTGGCGCTGGATGTTCTTCATCAACCTGCCGGTCGGGATCGTGGCCTTCCTGCTCGCGACGCGGGTCATCCCGGCCGACCCGGCCGGCGCACGGTCCGGGACCCGGCTGGATGTCACCGGCTTCGCGCTGATGGCCCCCGGCTTCGCCGCCATGGTGCTCGGCCTCACCCAGGCCGGCGAACACGCCGGATTCGCGGCGTCGTCCGTGCTCGTCCCGCTGGCCATCGGCCTCGTCCTGCTCATCGGTTACGTACTCCACGCACTGCGCGCCCGGCGCGTCCCGCCGCTGATCGATGTCCGGCTCTTCAGCAGCCGCAGCTTCGCCGCGAGCGTCACCGTCCAGGGGCTCGTCGGACTTGCCACCTACGCGGGCCTGTTCGCGCTGCCGCTCTATTACCAGCTGCTGCACGGACACGGGGCCCGCGCGGCCGGGCTGCTCGTGGCGCCGCTGGGCCTGGGCTCCGCACTCGCCATGCCGCTCGCGGGACGGCTCAGCGACCGGATGGGGGCCCGCACTCCCGCCCGGTGCGGCGCGGTCGTCGCGGCGCTCGGCGCGTTCGCACTCACCCGCGTCGGCGGCGACAGCGGCGAACTGTGGTCGGCGCTGGGCGCCTTCGCGATCGGCCTCGGCCTGGGCGCCGTCGGCGCGCCCACCATGGGCGCGCTCTACCGGACGCTGCCCCCGGAGAAGGTGCCGCAGGGCAGCTCGGTGCTCTACAACCTCAATCAGCTGGGCGGCGCGCTCGGCGTCGCGCTCGTCACCCTGATCCTCGCGACGGCGGGGGCGGACAACGGGAATCGGGCCGACGCGGTCAGTGGGTTCCACAGCGTCTACTGGTTCGTGACCGCGGTCTGTGTGGTCATCCTGATCGCCACGCCGCTGCTGCCCGGAAGGCCCGAGGCCCTGCCCGCCGCGGCGGCGGTGGAGCCGGAGGGAACCGCGGCGAAGGAACCCGCCGCCGGCGCGTGAGAACGGTGCTCCGCGGCCACGCCGGTACCGGAGAGGCGGCGGAAGCGGCAGCACCGGAGACCGCGAGGGCGACCGGGGTCACCGCGACGGCCGCCCGCGCCAGCGGCCCCGCCGATTTCACCCGGATGGCCGCGTCCGGGTGGCCGCACCCCGCCGGGCGGCGGAGCCTCAGGGTTCGTAGGCCACACCCGGATTTCGGGGTCTGTCGATCGGACTGTGGAGGTCCCCCATGAGCAACGCGGCGCAACAGCACCGGACACCGGCATCCACGACGAACTCCTGGGCGACCGGCGGCCTCGTCTTCGCGGGGGTCCTGATGCTTGTCGAGGGAATCCTCGGCATCTTCCAGGGCATAGCCGCCATCGCCGAGGACGACGTCTACACACGGTTCGGCGACTACGTGTTCAAGTTCAACCTGACCGGCTGGGGCTGGATCCACCTGGCCCTCGGCATCGTCCTGTTCATCACCGGGTTCGGGCTGCTCAAGGAGTCCTCCTGGGCGCGCGGCCTGGGTATCGGGCTGGCCGCACTGAGCATCATCGCCAACTTCATGTTCCTGCCGTACCAGCCCATCTGGGCCCTGGTCCTCATCGCCATCGGGATCTTCGTCATCTGGTCCCTGAGCACCGTCGAGCCCGACGGCAAGATCTGACCGGGCACCACGGCCACCGCCGCCCGGTAACCGGACGGCGGTGCCCGCGTACGTCATGGGTGACCGACGGGAAGGCCGGCGGGCCGCGCCCCTACTTCAGGGCCGGGGCCGCGGAGGCGGCCGAGGGCTCCTCCGCGGGCTGACGGATCAGCGTCGACGCGAGCAGGGCGAGCACCGTGGCGACCGCCGCCAGGGCGAACGCCGTGCGGTAGCCGCCGAGCGTGCCCGCACCGGCCAGTGGGCCGACCAGCGCGATGCCGACCGAGGCGCCGATGCCGAAGCACGCGCCGTTCAGACCGGGGAGCGCGCCGGGGCTCTCCTTGGGGGACAGCACGACACCGAGGCCGTTGAGCATCGTCAGGGCCAACCCGTTGTAGAACACACCCAGGGCGCAGCAGACCGCGAGAACGACCCAGCGGTCCCCGGCGAAGACGGCGGCCACGGCCAGCGCCAGCGCCGAGGCGAGCAGTCCCGTACGCAGCATCGGCAGCCAGCCCCTGCGCGGTGCCAGCCAGCCGGCCACCGGGGCCGCCAGCAGTCCGATCGCCGCCGGGGGCGTCAGGAACAGCAGGGCGGCGAGCGTCGCCGACATGCCGAAACCGGCCTTCCCGTCCTGGCTCAGCAGGACGACCGTGAAGTTCATGGCGGCGAAGACGCCGACGAGGGTCAGCAGCGTCGTGGCCATCAGCGGCCACACCTGACGGGAGCGCAGATCACGCACCGCGATCAGCGGGGTTCGGCCGCGCTTCTCGATCTGCCAGAAGACGAAGAACAGTGCCGCCCCCACGAGGGCGAGAACGGGCGGCCACAGCGAACCCCAGCCGTGCGCGGCGCCCTGACTGATCGCCTGGTTCACGCAGACGATGGCGGCGGACAGCGAGGCCGCGCCCCACCAGTCCATCCGCCCGGCGTCCTTCGCGGGCGGGGTCCCGGGCACGGCGCGCGCCACACAGAGCAGGGCGATCAGACCGGTGACCAGGATCGTGCCGAAGATCCACCGGAAGCCGAGCCGGTCGGCGACGAAACCGCCGAGGAATCCGTCCACGCCGCCGACCCCGCCGTTGAGGGCGGTGATCACACCGAGCGCGGTACCGAAGCGCTTCGGGGACATCGATTCACGCAGCAGGAGGTACGTCAGCTGGAAGGTGGCCCCCGAAGCCCCCTGCAACACCCGTCCGAGGACGAGGAGTTCCACGTTCGGCGCGAGCATCGCCAGCACGGTGCCGGCGCACATCACGGCGAGCGAGGCCAGCAGGACCACGCGCCGGCCGAGATGGTCGCTCAGCCGGGACAGTACGACGCCCGCGACGCCACCGACGAGGAAGAAGAGGTTCTGCGAGAGCGCGACCGTACTCGCCGCCGCGTCGAGCTCGCGTGCGATCTCCGGCAGGGCGGGCGTCACCATCGACGCGTTGAGCTGGAAGGCGACGACTCCGGCGATCAGCGCGGGCATCAGGAAGCGGTGCGTACGGGACCCGGTCGCAGCGTCCCGCAGCGGGACCCGGCTCACGCGGCGGCGCTCCCGCTCGTACGGATCCGCTCCACGAGCCGTTCGGGGAAGCGGCCGTCGGTCTCCAGGACGACCCGGGCGTTGGCGTCGGCCCGCTCGGGGTACGAGAGGTACATCCCGCGGGTGTCCGCGACGAGGGCGCCGCGCGCCGGACCGTCGCCGGTCTCGACGCCGACGTGCAGCCGGGGGGCGAGCAGCGGGGTGACATGGCCGACGGCTATCGCGGCAGCCAGCGGATCGTGACAGGCCGAGCCCCGGTAGGGCAGCACGACCTCTTCGTGGAAGTCGAAGTAGACGTCGAGCACCCGGGCGGCGAAGACGCTCGCGGGGGAGCCGTGGGCGAGGAGATCCCGCTGAGTGGCGGTGGTGAGGTTCTCCCGCATGGTGACGTCGAGCGGGACGATCGTCAGGTCCCAGCCCGCGTCCAGCACGAGCGCGGCGGCCTCCGGGTCGTTCCCGATGTTGGCCTCGGCGAGGGGGGTGATGTTGCCGGGGTGGTGGACGGCGCCGCCCATCACCGTGACGTGGCGGATCATCTCGGGCAGCCGGGGCTCGCGGCGCAGGGCGAGGGCGAGGTTGGTGAGCGGGGCCGTGGCGAGCAGCGACAGTTCCCCCTCCGCCTGCCGGGCGGTCTCGATGATCAGATCGACGGCGTCCACGGTCACCGGGGAGGCGGACGGAGCGGGGAGCCGGACGTTGCCGATCCCGTTGTCGCCGTGGACGTGGGTGGCGTAGTCGGGCAACGAGCCGCGCAGCGTCCGGTCGGCTCCCGACGCCACGGGGATGTCGGTCCGCCCCACCAGTTCCAGGACCTGGAGGGTGTTGACCGCGGCCTGCCGGGCGTCGGTGTTGCCGCCGACGGTGGTGACGGCCCGCAGGTCGACATCGGGGGAGAGCGCGAGATAGAGGAGCGCGAGGGCGTCGTCGACGCCGGTGTCGCAGTCCACCAGCAGGGCTTGGCTCGTCGTCATGTCACGTCGTCCTTGAAGTGATCGGGTTGGTTCTGTCGGGGAGTCGCACGCGGGAGCGGGCTACGGGAGCGGGCTACGGGAGCGGGCTACAGAAGCGGGGTACGGGAACGGGCTACGGGAACGGGCTACGGAAGCGGTACGGGAACGGGCACGCGGGAGAGCGGGTCTCGGGCGGCGAGGAGCGGGAGGCGGGTTCCGAACGGCCCGCGCAGCACCGCGCGCCCCGGCCGCGCGGTGCCACGCACCCCGCCCCGGGCCGAGCAGCGTCGCGCACACCCCCGCCCCGGCCGCACACCCCCGCCCCGGCCGCACACCCCCGCCCGCCCCGGGCCCTCGGGCGGCTCAGTGGGCTTCGGCCGCCTCGTCGAAGCTCCGGCCCTGGGCGCCCGACCAGGTCGTCGCGCGTGCGCCCGCCGCGACGGCGGCACCGAGGGCGTCGGCCGGGGAGTCCCCGGCGGCGAGCCGGGCGGCGAGGGTGCCGGCGAAGCAGTCCCCGGCACCGGTGGTGTCGACGGCGTCCACGGCCGGCGGCACGGCCTCGTGCTCGCCCCAGCGGGCGCCCCGGGCACCGAGCGTCACACACACCGACCGGGCGCCTTCGCCGAGCGCCTCGTACTCGTGCTCGTTGACGACCGCGGGGTCGGCCAGGCGCAGCAGCTCCGGGGGCACCTCGGCGGTGGGTGAGGCGTTGAGCACGACCCGTACTCCCGCCCGGTCGGCCAGCCGGGCGGCCCGTACGACGGCGGGCATCGGGGTCTCCAGCTGGAGCAGGAGCACCTGGGCCCCCTCCAGGGCCCCGGCGGCCCGGTCGACGTCGGCCCCGGTGACGGCCCCGTTCGCGCCGGGGATCACGATGATCGTGTTCTCGCCCAGGTCGTCGACGGCGATGTGGGCCTGCCCCGTGGGTTCGCCCGGGGCGGGGACCACGCCCGCGGTGTCGATGCCGTCGGCGTCGAGCGCCGCGAGGTACCGGCGGCCTCCGTCGTCGTCGCCGACCCGGCCGACCATCCTGACCCGTGCCCCGGCGCGTGCCGCGGCCACCGCCTGGTTGGCGCCCTTGCCGCCGGGCAGCACGGTCAGGCCGCGGCCGAGCACGGTCTCGCCGGCGCCGGGATGCCGGGCCACGTGGGTCACCAGGTCGATGTTGAGTGACCCG from Streptomyces sp. NBC_00654 includes the following:
- a CDS encoding TetR/AcrR family transcriptional regulator: MTESRTSPAPRRDTSRGRIDKRRAILDAAFRVFAREGYGQSCVQEIAAEAGVAKPTVYNHLRDKESLFREAMETVAARTVGHQLAALDGLREPGDDLRAALELTGHRLLRSHSTEESWALRRLMHAEATRFPELLDVVQHEGARRVMDTLADRLARLTLSGRLRTHDPDLAAEQFLALLLGPMDIRSRLGTRQVPDGELRAVTGAAVDTFLHAHATQPAARTDAGARAEAGARTEAGVRTEAGVSRSSGSARP
- a CDS encoding DHA2 family efflux MFS transporter permease subunit — protein: MSTTRDGRLDPGLLRLIGVVLLGGIMGILDSTMVAVAADTLSREFKTSLTSVSWASTAYLLTLTITIPVAGWAIGRFGARRLWLFGLVLFLVGSLASALAWNLSSLIVFRIVQGFGSGVLDPLVLVILARAAGPNRAGRVMGMMGVVLSLGPVLGPVLGGVVLESLDWRWMFFINLPVGIVAFLLATRVIPADPAGARSGTRLDVTGFALMAPGFAAMVLGLTQAGEHAGFAASSVLVPLAIGLVLLIGYVLHALRARRVPPLIDVRLFSSRSFAASVTVQGLVGLATYAGLFALPLYYQLLHGHGARAAGLLVAPLGLGSALAMPLAGRLSDRMGARTPARCGAVVAALGAFALTRVGGDSGELWSALGAFAIGLGLGAVGAPTMGALYRTLPPEKVPQGSSVLYNLNQLGGALGVALVTLILATAGADNGNRADAVSGFHSVYWFVTAVCVVILIATPLLPGRPEALPAAAAVEPEGTAAKEPAAGA
- a CDS encoding MFS transporter, which codes for MSRVPLRDAATGSRTHRFLMPALIAGVVAFQLNASMVTPALPEIARELDAAASTVALSQNLFFLVGGVAGVVLSRLSDHLGRRVVLLASLAVMCAGTVLAMLAPNVELLVLGRVLQGASGATFQLTYLLLRESMSPKRFGTALGVITALNGGVGGVDGFLGGFVADRLGFRWIFGTILVTGLIALLCVARAVPGTPPAKDAGRMDWWGAASLSAAIVCVNQAISQGAAHGWGSLWPPVLALVGAALFFVFWQIEKRGRTPLIAVRDLRSRQVWPLMATTLLTLVGVFAAMNFTVVLLSQDGKAGFGMSATLAALLFLTPPAAIGLLAAPVAGWLAPRRGWLPMLRTGLLASALALAVAAVFAGDRWVVLAVCCALGVFYNGLALTMLNGLGVVLSPKESPGALPGLNGACFGIGASVGIALVGPLAGAGTLGGYRTAFALAAVATVLALLASTLIRQPAEEPSAASAAPALK
- a CDS encoding DUF1266 domain-containing protein translates to MNPHPPAAHPAPWYPPSETEQLLYEAGLRGDTEAQLRVLAGAELYIPAPKAEVDADPRVITWRPHRDPSGQVCMPVLTRGMLPPWHPDWVFRGVSLRWIAEFDWPDPRELLGVNVGTPAQLLLPTAPPHRAVWLRCYAENDRPDGGRLLALRHGALHGPLAYGLACGVHLAIGNGVPWNEIGTVFRAYTQEREQLRDSWGITDHAGWQKQLNALLDARNSPPEPDFALRAREQLRVVHGEPPSADLWRETAAGHAQDIGADPDDVRGIEELVRRIIRYEARFRADGLLPPDGRVRTTVAYDYGRAVNLARWGLSARYCTQAEAEQAIVYAGALGKSAYRSWEEFSAAYALGRVLRFDDEEYGPFYEQNVLAHRLLAESEGSPWRHIPWR
- a CDS encoding ribokinase produces the protein MHEQRPTVVVLGSLNIDLVTHVARHPGAGETVLGRGLTVLPGGKGANQAVAAARAGARVRMVGRVGDDDGGRRYLAALDADGIDTAGVVPAPGEPTGQAHIAVDDLGENTIIVIPGANGAVTGADVDRAAGALEGAQVLLLQLETPMPAVVRAARLADRAGVRVVLNASPTAEVPPELLRLADPAVVNEHEYEALGEGARSVCVTLGARGARWGEHEAVPPAVDAVDTTGAGDCFAGTLAARLAAGDSPADALGAAVAAGARATTWSGAQGRSFDEAAEAH
- a CDS encoding nucleoside hydrolase, which encodes MTTSQALLVDCDTGVDDALALLYLALSPDVDLRAVTTVGGNTDARQAAVNTLQVLELVGRTDIPVASGADRTLRGSLPDYATHVHGDNGIGNVRLPAPSASPVTVDAVDLIIETARQAEGELSLLATAPLTNLALALRREPRLPEMIRHVTVMGGAVHHPGNITPLAEANIGNDPEAAALVLDAGWDLTIVPLDVTMRENLTTATQRDLLAHGSPASVFAARVLDVYFDFHEEVVLPYRGSACHDPLAAAIAVGHVTPLLAPRLHVGVETGDGPARGALVADTRGMYLSYPERADANARVVLETDGRFPERLVERIRTSGSAAA
- a CDS encoding SDR family NAD(P)-dependent oxidoreductase, translated to MTTTLITGATRGLGRETARRLVEAGHTVHLGARDLDRGRAVAEEIGAHAVLLDVTSDETVRAAVAAVRERSGGLDVLVNNAGITGPLKEPGEMTAEDVRAVYETNVLGVVRVTQAFLPLLEAGESPAVVNVSSGLGSLAIAAAPERYRPLLPVYYPSLGYNSSKAALNMLTAQYAMTYPAIRFSAVDPGWTATDLNGHRGILSVEEGAGIIVRTAMSGADGPTGGFVGNFGPVPW
- a CDS encoding DUF1266 domain-containing protein; the protein is MERELYEATSRGGADAVLDALSRTPLYVLVPRLHADTPGFTAPLPSFHDPATGRICVPVLTPGMLPPWHPEWVFRRTRLAELALAWPRDRRWLSVNHGTPYAALVEARTRHHRAWLKADARSGGPRAGRLLTLGGGALHGPLAHGLALGAHLALHNGLVWNQLGAVYEDYPTDKARLRSPWGIHHRADYRERLDSLMRTRLVGRVHETVLRTRSALATRLGRTPSHQEWSEAVTGTPAARRADAEDLAEAREALRRIVRYEDLFRAEGFLAPDDRVDTLAAFDHGRAVNVVRLALGARFCEPAEAEQAVLRIGVLARRAYGSWADFSLGYCLTRLIHFDEDEGTGHTVQESLAQHRILTQDPTSPYRNIPWS